The window TGTTTGTTATGCTGAGTACGAGGAGTGGAGCTGGGATCTGCAGCTGCTGTTTAGAAGTGGGTAACGCTCCCCAGGGTTTCCACACGGGGTTGATCAGAACTGATAGACTGACCATGCTACACTGGTGAGACCCTCATcttgggcctgacccaaagcttaTTGAAGTTGGTGGAAAGGCTCCTACTTATTTCAGGagcctttgaatcaggcccacacccgaacgtctacactgcaattttatagccctgcagcttgagcccaaggcagctgacccgggccagccgTGGCCATGTTGCGGGCCttgtattgcagtgtagacatatcctgagaggCTAAGGAGAAAGCAATCAGTCAATGCTGCCTACCATTATCTGATTTGATCTCAAGCAAAGAAGAGAAGAGGCTTTAATTTTGTGTACAACAGACCCAAAGAGCCAAAGGCAGATAAAATACTTACTGGTTCTTTGGTTTCCTGATTGGCAGCACAAGAAAAAGAAGCCCATCCCAGAGACCAGAGCAAACACCAAAGCAACAGCAGACATTTTCAGAACATGCTCTAAGGAAGGCGAGATACCTGgtatatggagaaaaaaaatcccagtctcATGGGGAAGCAGAACAGAAATAAtcaaagaacagaacagaacagaacagagagGCTGTGGGCAGCCCAGGGAGATTGGGAGCTGCTGAGAAAGTTGTTGGGAGCCCGGATATTTTCTACTTGAGGATGTGCATGAGAGGATTGCTACCCCCTGCCAGTGATGGCACCGGGTCCCAAAGACGAACCTTTCCAGCTGGGATCTAAACTCTTCTGCAGAGCTGCACAGATAGCAGGACAAAGCGAGATCATTACTGTGTTCATTCAAGTAAATGTACTCAAATAGCACATCAATAGGTAGGAGAGTTCTGGATGTTACACTGCGCACCTTTGACCTGATACAACACATCTACCAACCACTGGGAAACTACAAACTTGGTTCTTACTCTGCTGTCTAGTGGCCAAAGTAGAAATGTATTCAGACAGGCTCtatatcagtggtgggcaacctgcggcccatcaggataatatGATTGCTGGTTGCAAGACATTTTGttgacattgactgtccacaggcatggctccccacagctcccagtggccgcagttcgccgttcccagccaatgggagctgcaggaaccaACGGtccgcagggatgtgctggccgccacttcctgcagctcccattggctgggaatggtgaaccacggtcactgggagctgcggggggaggaggaaggaaggggcgGAAGCATGCATGCGtacagtcaacatcagcaaaacgTCTcatggcccgcaatcagattactctGGGCTGCATGCGGCTTGCGGGCCGCAGGTTGCACACCACTGCTCTAGATCTTAGTGTGTAACAGCTATTCTGAAACAGGGCAGCTAAAGAATTACCCACAATAAACTGAAGCCCAGGAGTAATGCAACACTTACTGACAATGGTCAAGTTCAGCGAGGATTCCTGCCAGCTGATCTCATTGCTGACATTGCAGGAATAGGAGCCACAGTCtaattttcccccttccctgatGTGCAAGATGCTGTGATTTTCAGAAGGAACGTAACATCTTTCCTTCGGGAGAGggcctccttccttctcccagtcAGTGTTCTCCACTGTTCCCTCTGGCACATTGCAGAATAACTCAATCGGTGAACCTGCCAGACTAGAATTGCTCCATATCTGAGGCTGGGACACAGGCCCTGAAAAATATACAACACTGGTGTAGCACCAGTCTTAACAACATGTGTGCTTCTTTCCTGGAGTTACAGGGGTTCAGGACTACACTTGAGATAAGATGAGCAGGGATCAGTCCCTGCCAGAGTGAGCACTGGGGAGTTTGGACTGGGTGGAAGTTCAGCACTCAGGAGAAGGGCTTACGTTGTTAGTGGGTTAAAGTCAAATAAAATCTGTTGttgttctttataataaaataataatgaagtaAACAAATACAGAACTAGCTATTCAATTCAAACGTAATCTATAAGGATTTAGCTTCCAATTTACAGATTAAACCCCAGGCCAGCCATTCAGAGCGGCCCCCAATTTAACCATGGAaggagaagagcagcagcagatgaaTCAGGGCAGCTGCACAGTGCACTGAATGTCCAAAACACTGCTAccctatggaactcactgccaccaGATATCAGTTAGGCCAAGAGCCTAGTaagattcacaaaaggattagacatttacatTAATAATGAGAACATTCACGGTGACATTAGATAGgcttaaacaaacattttttaaaaagatggaatATAAATACTCATGGCCACAGGTTGACAGTCACTAACTGAGGAGGTTAGGAAGAAAATTCCTCTATGGGCAGGGCATTCCATAACTGTTCACTAaggagtttcttgcaccttcctctgaaacagctggtattggccactgtcagagacaggatactgggctagccaGGTTtctggtctgatctggtatgcGGATTCCTGTGTTCTCAATGTTATTGCTGTGCCATTTCTCTTGTATAACGTATCTGGAGACAAAATAGTCCTGAAACAAAACTTCCTGAGATGGACTTTTAATATACCCAGATGTTAtaatttttagttatttattttaacttatttatactgctctgtttttttaaacaaattgccCACAGAGAATCTGACCCTTGTAACatgtttacaaaaattaaaacaaatataaatatattatatacatatttatGGGCCACAAATGCATTAATATTGCATTAACATTGTAGATGATAAGGATTTAAGACCAGTTTAAAGGAAATTTCACTATATTGACCCCCTGTCATGAATAGCTACCGTACACAgacaaagcaaaaaataaatgatGGAAGCACAATGCTCAGGGTGAGGGCAATTGTTTTGTTTAGAGGGCAATGTGCTGAGCTATTGTATCCTTGGGTGAGATCTGTCCAGGGTTTTCTGCCactacatttttttcctccctcagctCTGTTCTAACTGGTGCTTTGTGCTTAGAGAGCTGGCCATTAAGGAGCGAGCATAGGCATTCAACCCTGGAGCATTACTAACAATAGATGTCATTCAGATGTTTTCCTGTGTAGCATGCTGGACAGTCACTCCCAAGTGATTTCCCCTACAAGGGGCATCAAAGCTGTTCTGTGTATGAGCAGCAAGGGGCATGGTGCCACCAGAGCAGAAAGCAGTTTCACAGAGCACATTCAGACTGAATACAGCACCTCCCTGACACATCAAGTCTCCGTCATTCTGGGGGTTCAATGCACCTTCCATATACATGTTTCCCAGTGCGGGATCAGATACAGCCTTCCCCATTCTGGGGCTCGCAGATCTCCCTGACATTTCTAAGTGAGTCCATCAGCATCCCCTGTCctactcataagaacataagaatggccatactgggtcagaccaaaggtgcatctatcccagtagcctgtctgccaacagtggccaatgccaggtgcttcagagagaatgaacagaacaggtaatcaagtgatccatcccccatcgcCCAtttgcttctggcaaacagaggctagggacaccatctctgcctatcctggctaatagccattgacggacctgtcctccatgaatttatctagttctttttggaaccctattatagtcttggccttcccaACTCCTTTGTGGCTTGCTGAAAATCCCCCTCCATTATGACTATTCCCATTCAGACCCTGGATTGAATGGATCCTTCTAATGTACTGATCTGTAAACGGTGGAAGAGTAATATCTCAGTGTCTCTCACTTACTGAGAACTTTCAGAAGGGTTGTCCTGGCTTGGTTCTCGATCAGATTGATACTGGCTTTGTAGAGCCTGCTGTCTGTCTCTTGTAGTTTTTCTAGCAAGAGGGAGCCGTTGAGTGAATAGAAGATGACTCTGTCTTCATAGGGTGCATAGAGTGTCGGCTTTTGTGACCCCACATAGTACTGCACAATGAAGTCCCATGTAGTGCCATTTAGATATTCCCACTGGATGAAGTTGATGTCTTTTATGTTGTCTGGTGGAGACAGCAGCACTGAGGATCCCACAGCTGcagcttttttttcctgaggcCTTGCTGCTTCTGAAGTCCACTGAAAAGCCACCAGCAGCACTAGCCAGACAGGGGAGAGAAGTGGAAAAGCATAAAAAAAGAGTCAGTCATAAATCAAAGTCCAAAGGGCATTTTCCATACCAGGTCATTCAAAGGTTTATACCATCCTCATCATTTTAGCACAAGAGGACATTCCAGAAGTGCATTGCACAAGAGGACTAGCATTTGTCAAGGGTTTTCCCTCTTACTTCTTTTTCCTCTTGAAGAAAATTATCTGAGGGTTTTatagttgtttatttttaatattatgtcTGCTGTGCTAGGTGTGTTAGTGAAGGCAATGTCAAAGAAGCATGCCTGACATTTGGAATGGAAAGTGAGGACATTTGAGTCAAGTCTTAGATCTTGTTGGAGTTCACTTACAGTCTTGGATTGCCCCTGCGAAAGCTCCATCTCCTGCACAGGCAAGTTTTACCCTGGCAGTGGACAGCTCCAGTATAGAGGTTTTAtgcctctaagggtatgtctacactaccaaattaggtagaatttatagaagtcggttttgtagaaagtgtttttatacagtcgggtgtgtgtccccccacacaaatgctctaagtgcatgtagttggcggcgtccacagtaccaaggcaacagtagacttccggagctttgcactgtgggtagctatcccacagttcctccagtctccaccacccatttgaattctgggtagaactcccagtgcctgatggggctaaaacattgtcgcgggtggttctgggtacatattgtcaggccccgttcccttcctccctccctccctccgtaaaagggcagacaatcgttttgtgccttttttcttgagttacctgtgcagatgccataccatggcaagcatggaacccgttcagctaaccatcaccgtatgtctcctgggtgctggcggacatggtactgcattgctacacagcagcagtttattgccttttggcagcagacagtgcagtatgactggtagccattatcaacatagtcctgggtgctcttttaactgggcacctgggcaaacatgggaatgactcagccaggtcattttcccttgtttcgtctcatggcgattgagtcctaccggcagtgcactgtcttttaatctgcagctaccagaagacaatggccaataGTCATagtgcaccgtcttctgccgagcacccaggaggtgacgatggctagcggtcgtactgcacagtctactgccagcatgatgtataaagatagatgaagtggctcaaaacaagaaatagaccagatttgttttgtattcattttctcctccctccctccctttgtgaaatcaactgcttgctaaacccagttttgagttctatccttgaggttttgagttctatccttgaggcagccattcagtttctcgcaaagccatcccctttgttgattttaattccctgtaagccaaccctgtgagccatgtcatcagtcaccccttcctccgtcagggcaacagcagacaattgttccgcagcttttttctgtgcagacgccataccacagcccgctcagatcactttggcaattaggagcaccttaaacaccacatgcattatccagcagtatatgaagcaccagaacctggcaaagctaAACTGGGCAAGTAGGTGACGTCAGTGCGGTGACGCCATACCatgaagcccgctcagatcactttggcaattaggagcaccttaaacaccacatgcattatccagcagtatatgaagcaccagaacctggcaaagctaaactgggcaagtaggcgacgtcagtgcggtgacgagagtgatgaggacatggacacagacttctctcaaagtatgtgccctggcaatgtgggcattatggtgctaatggggcaggttcatgcggtggaacgccaattctgggcttgggaaaaaagcacagactggtgggaccacatagtgttgcaggtctgggacgactCCCAGTcactgtgaaactttcgcatgcgtaagggcactttcatggaactttgtgacttgctttcccctgccctgaggcgcaagaataccaagatgagagcagccctcacagttgagaagcgagtagcaatagccctgtggaagcttgcaatgccagacagctatcggtcagtcgggaatcaatttggagtgggcaaatctactgtgggggctgctgtgatgcaagtagccaatgaaatcaaagaaatgctgatatcaagggtagtggccctgggaaatgtgcaggtcatagtggacggctttgctgcaatgggattccctaactgtggtggggccatagacggaacctatatccctatcttggcactggagtaCCAAGctagcgagtacataaaccgcaaggggtacttttcaatagtgctgcaagcactggtggatcacaagggacgtttcaccaacatcaacgtgggatggtcgggaaaggtacatgacactcgcatcttcaggaactctggtctgtttcaaaagctgcaggaagggactttcttcccagaccagaaaataaccgttggggatgctgaaatgcctatagttatccttggggacccagcctaccccttaatgccatggctcatgaagccatacataggcagcctggagagtagtcaggagctgttcaactacaggctgagcaagtgcagaatggtggtagaatgtgcatttggacatttaaaagcacgctggcgcagtttactgactcggttagacctcagcgaaaccaatattcccactgttattactgcttgctgtgcgctccacaatgtctgtgagagtaagggggagacgtttatggcgggctgggaggttgaggcaaatcgcctggctgctggttatgcacagccagacaccagggcagttagaagagcacaggagggtgcggtgcgcatcagagaagctttgaaaaccagtttcatgactggccaggttacggtgtgaaagttctgtttgtttctccttgatgaaaccccccacctcttggttcactctacttccctgtaagctaaccactctttccacctcccttcgatcaccgctcgcagaggcaataaagtcattgttgcttcacattcatgcattctttattaattcatcacacaaataggggggtaattaccaaggtagcccaggaggggtggtgaaggagggaaggacaaggccacacagcactttaaaagtttaaaacttattgaatgccagccttctgttacttgggcaatcctctggggtggagtggctgggtggccggagacccctccactgcgttcttgggcatctgggtgagaaggctatggaacttggagaggagggtggttgattacacaggggctgtagcggtggtctgtgctcctgctgcctttcctgcagctcaaccatatgctggagcatattagtttgatcctccagcagcctcagcattgaatcctgcctcctctcatcatgctgccgccacctttcagcttcagccctctcttcagcccaccacttactctcttcagcctgccacctctcctcccgatcattttgtgctttcctgcactctgacgttgtctgcctccattcattcgtctgtgctctgtcagtgtgggaggacagcatgagctcagagaacatttcatcacgagtgcatttttttcgccttctaatcttcgctagcctctgtaaaggagaagatcctgtgatccttgaaacacatgcagctggtggagaaaaaaaaagggacagtggtatttgaaaagacacattttatagaacaatgggtacactctttcacagtaaaccttgctgttaacattacatacatagcacatgtgctttcgttacaaggtcgcattttgcctccccccaccacgtggctaacagtggggaacatttctgttcagccataggcaaacagcccagcaggaacgggcacctctgaatgtccccttaagaaaagcaccctatttcaaccaggtgaccatgaatgatatcattctcctgaggataatacagagagataaagaacggatgttgtttgaacgccagctaacatacactgcaatgctttgttctacaatgattcctgagtacgtgctactggcctggagtggtaaagtgtcctaccacggtggatggaataaggctgccctccccagaaaccttttgcaaaggctttgggagtatatccaggagagccacgaatgccagggcaaattaatcattaaacatgctggcttttaaaccttgtatagtattttaaaaggtacactcaccagaggtcccttctctgcctcgcgggtccgggaggcagccttgggtgggttcggggggtactggctccaggtccagggtgagaaaccgttcctggctgtcgggaaaaccggtttctccgcttgtttgctgtgagctatctacaacctcatcatcatcgtcttcctcgtccccaaaacctgcttccgtgttgcctccatctcccttgaaggagtcaaacaacacggctggggtagtggtggctgaaccccctaaaatggcatgcagctcatcatagaagcggcatgtttggggctctgacccggagcggccgttcacctctctggttttctggtaggcttgccttagctccttaagtttcatgcggcactgcttcgggtccctgttatggcctctgtccttcatgccctgggagattttcaatgttttggcatttcgaaaactggaatgtagttctgatagcatggattcctctcctcatacagTGATCATGATATTCCTCcccccgtacctcccgttcggtccatgctggagctcttttgcaattctgagactccatcatggtcacctctgctgatgagctctgcatggtcatctgcagcTTGCTACACTGGCctaacaggaaattgaaattcaaaagttcgtgggccttttcctgtctacctggtcagtgcatctgagttgagagtgctgtccagagtggtcacaatggagcactctgggatagctcccggaggccaataccatctaattgcgtccacagtaccccaaattcgacccagcaaaaccgatttcagcgctaatccccttgttgggggtggagtaaggaaatcgattttaagagccctttaagtcgaaaaaaagggcttcgtcatgtggacgggtgcagggttacatcgatttaacactgctaaattcgatctcaacgcctagtgtagaccagggctaacataATACTGTAAGCAAAGCTGTGCTGCTTATATTTTAACAAGGGGGAAATCCCACCAACAGTTTGTGATGAAACTTCATGCCCTGGGGCAAGGACAAGGAATATACTGATGTGTTTGCCAATTGAAATGAATATGCTGTCTCATAGCCAAGAAGGGAAGCAGCATTTCTTGGAAAACACATTTCTGTGAAACTGCACTTCGTGGGAAATGTGTAGAACTTGCTCCTGAAAAACATGCTGAGTATGGGGATAATATCACAATGCAGGTGAATAGGGCTGCACTGTCATTCAAGGACATTGTCTGAAAATGACTCAAAATAATTGTTCTGCAGAACAGGGTTTTATGAACTCCTCTCCAACACACCATAGTTGGCTATTTTACTTCTATCTTTTACGCAATTCAGACCCCggatctgaaaaaacaaaaacaggctaTTTACTGACATATCTAAATATGTTGGCTTATTTGAATGCttcattttcctcatctgtaaaatgggaatgaaaggATTTACCTTCCT of the Dermochelys coriacea isolate rDerCor1 chromosome 9, rDerCor1.pri.v4, whole genome shotgun sequence genome contains:
- the LOC119861744 gene encoding uncharacterized protein LOC119861744 isoform X1, encoding MLICFFMETLGKGCTFIAVLLVAFQWTSEAARPQEKKAAAVGSSVLLSPPDNIKDINFIQWEYLNGTTWDFIVQYYVGSQKPTLYAPYEDRVIFYSLNGSLLLEKLQETDSRLYKASINLIENQARTTLLKVLRPVSQPQIWSNSSLAGSPIELFCNVPEGTVENTDWEKEGGPLPKERCYVPSENHSILHIREGGKLDCGSYSCNVSNEISWQESSLNLTIVSISPSLEHVLKMSAVALVFALVSGMGFFFLCCQSGNQRTMWETWRWMNIFLQGLMCISSFLLFTATVLWMQREGPFAAFILLEFLLVYVIIVTALISATLVCQPAKLSGFKTKAWQRVILDSAAPGAVILVVLFASLLLQKISQLQERGCSQTVDLTGYAVTSAVISLLGLLTLFIWYHRRQGDQRKNKLHAKEEADQEMQQEPEEDTLQQP
- the LOC119861744 gene encoding uncharacterized protein LOC119861744 isoform X2, producing the protein MLICFFMETLGKGCTFIAVLLVAFQWTSEAARPQEKKAAAVGSSVLLSPPDNIKDINFIQWEYLNGTTWDFIVQYYVGSQKPTLYAPYEDRVIFYSLNGSLLLEKLQETDSRLYKASINLIENQARTTLLKVLRPVSQPQIWSNSSLAGSPIELFCNVPEGTVENTDWEKEGGPLPKERCYVPSENHSILHIREGGKLDCGSYSCNVSNEISWQESSLNLTIVSISPSLEHVLKMSAVALVFALVSGMGFFFLCCQSGNQRTMWETWRWMNIFLQGLMCISSFLLFTATVLWMQREGPFAAFILLEFLLVYVIIVTALISATLVCQPAKLSGFKTKAWQRVILDSAAPGAVILVVLFASLLLQKISQLQDHRRQGDQRKNKLHAKEEADQEMQQEPEEDTLQQP
- the LOC119861744 gene encoding uncharacterized protein LOC119861744 isoform X3; this encodes MLICFFMETLGKGCTFIAVLLVAFQWTSEAARPQEKKAAAVGSSVLLSPPDNIKDINFIQWEYLNGTTWDFIVQYYVGSQKPTLYAPYEDRVIFYSLNGSLLLEKLQETDSRLYKASINLIENQARTTLLKVLRPVSQPQIWSNSSLAGSPIELFCNVPEGTVENTDWEKEGGPLPKERCYVPSENHSILHIREGGKLDCGSYSCNVSNEISWQESSLNLTIVMWETWRWMNIFLQGLMCISSFLLFTATVLWMQREGPFAAFILLEFLLVYVIIVTALISATLVCQPAKLSGFKTKAWQRVILDSAAPGAVILVVLFASLLLQKISQLQERGCSQTVDLTGYAVTSAVISLLGLLTLFIWYHRRQGDQRKNKLHAKEEADQEMQQEPEEDTLQQP